From a single Phalacrocorax aristotelis chromosome 1, bGulAri2.1, whole genome shotgun sequence genomic region:
- the ATP5PO gene encoding ATP synthase peripheral stalk subunit OSCP, mitochondrial, with product MAAVAGLSLKVRQLSTSAARPVSKLVKPPIQVYGLEGRYATALYSAATKQKKLDQVEKELSRVSTLLKDPKLSSVVMNPHTKSAVKQKAVNDALAKEKMSPITVNLMNLLAENGRLRYTPDIVSAFGKIMSAYRGEVLCTVTTAQPLDDASLTELKSALNGFLAKGEVLKLETKTDPSILGGMIVNIGEKYVDMSTKSKIQKLTKIMRETV from the exons ATGGCGGCGGTTGCGGGCCTTTCCCTCAAG GTGCGGCAGCTGAGCACGTCGGCGGCGAGGCCGGTCTCCAAGCTGGTCAAG ccccccataCAGGTGTACGGGCTGGAGGGTCGCTACGCCACCGCCCTGTACTCCGCCGCCACCAAGCAAAAGAAGCTGGACCAGGTAGAGAAGGAGTTGAGCCGAGTGTCG ACTCTTTTGAAGGACCCCAAGCTATCCAGTGTTGTTATGAACCCGCATACCAAGAGCGCAGTTAAACAAAAAGCTGTGAATGATGCATTAGCTAAAGAGAAGATGTCCCCTATTACTGTCAACCTGATGA ATTTGCTTGCTGAAAACGGTCGGTTGCGTTACACTCCAGACATTGTTTCTGCATTTGGGAAGATCATGAGTGCATACCGAGGAGAAGTGCTGTGCACAGTCACCACTGCACAG CCCTTGGATGACGCCAGCCTTACTGAGCTGAAAAGTGCTCTGAATGGATTCTTGGCTAAGGGAGAGGTCTTAAAGCTGGAGACCAAG aCTGATCCGTCAATCCTTGGTGGCATGATTGTCAATATCGGGGAGAAGTATGTGGACATGTCAACAAAGTCAAAGATCCAGAAACTCACCAAAATCATGAGAGAGACTGTCTAG